The genomic region atagatagatagatagatagatagatagatagatagatagatatggatggacatagatagatagatagatagatagatagatagatagatagatagatagatagatagatatggatggacatagatagatagatagatagatagatagatagatagatagatagatagatagatagatagatagatagatagatagatgtgttttTGTCCTTTTAGTTATGTTGAAGTCTCTCTGAAAGATAGAAGAAAGCTAATCTAGATAGAATATCATTCAGTTAAATATCCTGTAAATAACTAATTGGTGAAATTCTCACTGAATTAATATTTTTCAAATCTCTGCACTTATGAATAATACACCTTTTGGTGTAAGGGAAAGAGACAGGTCACAGCTTATGTATGACCCATAGGTCAGTGCCCTTCATCACATAAAACTCAATGGCCCTTGCTCATTACAACTTCAATTGCAACATAGCTTCAGTTTGTTTAAGGCAAATAAATACGTCTCTTCCTTCTTTATGCCACTGATGTGCTGGGGACAAAAGAAATAGAGCACAAGATATACCACAGGCTCTGCAGCTTCGTCTGAATGTCTAGATTTATCCACCATGGGATAAAACAGATTAGGCAGTTAAAGGCAGCTGTATGACTAAGTCTAAGTCTAGACACTCTAAAATAAAAAGCCATTGATTCACAGATGTTGTGAGACATTATGAGATATTATCATTGGTGAGTGCAGAAGACAAGCAGCTTTAAGTTCTAACCCTTATATGCATATTTTCCACAATATGGCCAGATAAGACCCATATGCATTCACAGAAACCTGGAAGCACAGaattgtctttgtatgctgtaagaAATCTCTTGAATTTTCTCAGAGATTagtaaagtatctatctatctgtctgtctctccatctatctatctatctatctatctatctatctatctatctatctatctatctatctgtctgtctgtctgtctgtctgtctgtctgtctgtctgtctatctatctatctatctatctatctatctatctatctatcattacaaattcccttcactggaattaaAGGGACCTGtcctacacagagccctgacatCAACCCCaccgaacacctttgggatgaactaatACACAGCCTGTGCCTCAGGCCTTCTGACCCAACATCAGTGCACCTTACTGATtatcttgtggctgaatgagcaaatccccacAACTATGCTCCAAAATCCAGTGGAAAACCTCCCCGGAAGAGTGGAGATTATTGTAAGAGCAAAGTAGGATGAAATCTGCAATAGGATGCTCAAAAAGCTCATTGgccatataataatatatttccaAGCAAGCTAGTGTGGTAGTTTAGATCAGATATTtcttatatattcatttttatgtttgtgaatGTTCACTGCTAATGTAAGACTAGTAAATATGTCATCTCTTTTATGACCAACGAGTCATTGACCCCATTGCATTGTCTTTTGAGCGACTTACTAATCTCCTCAGGTTGTGCCAAAATCCATGAACTGGTACCTGTGACCGAGGCAGTATGAAGTGATGTGATTACAACACAACGATTTAACCAGTGACCTTCACACTTCTGTTCTCACGAGTAGATTGAGTAGTTTGATGACCATAAACCATAGTGGAACATCAACTTTTACAATACTGTCACACAAAGTGTCACTTAAGGATTGACAATAAATGTCCTGTGATAAAATATGCTGTAAGGACAAATCGTCTGAGTAAATTTCACTGgttaattgtttattaatttggtGAATCTTTAGTATGAAATGAAGTTAGTTCTACTAAGCACAAAGCTGTGGAGTCAAAAATATGCAAATCTtgagctctttctctctctctctctctctctctctctcttctctctctgtgtgtgtgtgtgtgtgtgttacctttttACAGACTGGGCAGAAGGAAATATGTAATAACACAGAACCTGATATACTTGTGTGTACACAAAGAATGTATTCAGCTCATCAGGGTATTATGTTAAGAATTTGAAAGCATGGTGGAAGAGATAAGATTTTTTTGGAGACTAAATGCTCTCAATTTTAATGAGATACACAGACAAAAACATAAGAACATGTAGTaagaatagaattgaatagaCAAACTTTACCCTGAAAATCTGTTTATATATCGGAGGatttgtgatgtttttctggTGCAAACCTTTCGGATGGTGCtgtattttcattcattcctaTGAGAGGTTATCTGGCGAACTCAGATGTTCAGATGCTCAGGAGATCCTGgttacactgcacacttcaACCGACTGTATATgattgtagaaaggacattattcataatcacacacttcggtgtcacccagatgaggatgaggtttccttttgagtctggttcctctgaaggtttcttcctcttaccatctaagcaagtttttccttgccacagtcaccctaggcttactcattagggattagggataaatacagaTCATTTTAATATAAGTCTGATATTAACCATGAgcttttgtactatatttctgatgttctgtaaagctgctttgagacaattgtCCGCTATACATAATGAAATTGAGTTGAATCGTGTGCCACAATGGACATCTTCAACACTAATCGTCTAGTAGCCATCACAACTGGTAATAGTCACGATGATTAATGTAGTTAACGAATGCCTCAACGTGAGGTTCTGTTCTCAACGTGAGGTCCCTGAAGTGTGGCCAGGTATTGGTTACCACAGTGGAAACCCATTATTCCACTATTATTCCACTCTGTTTGACCAGTCGCTTGAATTGACCTtagtaactaaaaaaaaaccaaaacaaaacaaaacatatttgACCTAACCATTGTCTACTTGGacccagtgtgtgctgttaGTGGAAGGTTCTGGAACAAAAAATGCCATGCcactgatagacagacaaaaatTGGGTTCACATATCATTAACTATATGGAATAATGTTAGTATTATACGATATAATTGTGTTTAATGGTTAAAAAAGGTCCCTGATTTAGATAATAAAAAAGTTTAAGAACCTCTGGTGCAAAGGGTCCAGTACGCACTGCAAAGGGTCCAGTACGCATGCAACTCAACACTGCCCCTTGTGGACACTGCGCTAAacatgtcttttttatttaaagcaaagCAATATTGACAAAACAGAAACCAATCACAATAGCGTTTCCAGGTTGTCCATTTGAATGGCAGTAATTTGAGCCACTCAGTGACAGATTCGCGCCGAACTAACCAATCGCGAGTCCGTTTAGTTCCTCGGTGGGCGGGATCTCCGCTTATCAGTAGGAGAGGGCCAAGTAGTAGTTGCAAAGCGGAAAGAAAATGGCGGCCGTGGCTGCGGAGccaggagctgctgctgctgctgcatcaacaacaacagtgGGGGACGGGCTCGAGTACGAAGCGGAGCCCGGTGAGCATGTGGTCGGATTAGAGCCCGACTCGGCAGCGGGCTTCGTCCCCGAAATGGAGCTGTGTCACCAGGCAGAGAGTGTGGATGCAGTTCAGGAATGCAGTCAAGTCCGAATGGAAATGAGAAGGCCGGACCTGCAAGTCGCGGGAAAAGCGCTCCGTGTGCACGCAGAGGATGGACACGGCGACACGGACGAGCGCGTGCTCACGGACTGCACGCATAACGACACTGGGCTTGCAGAGGAGCGCCTGAAAGGGTCGTTTTCCCCAAACGCGCCGGCTGCTAATAACGAGGTCAGTCCACACGAGTCCATCGCTTGCTTTCCGCCCTGCTCCGACTCAGACCCTGAACCCTCCACCGTTATCTCGCATCATGTCCCCGCTCAAGCTGTTCATGAAACGGAGCCCGGATTGTCCGTGACAGAAACGGACGGAGCAGCCCACAGTAATCCCGAATCGGTGCGTCCTGCTGATGTAGAGCATGATTTCGCAGGATCGGAGACAATCTCAGAGCCTGAAGCCGCAAGTGATGCTCCCTGCTCCGACTTCAGACCTGTAGAGGATGCTTTCCATGAACGCCCTCAGTCTCCCAAATCACAATCCCCTTCATCAGAAGAGACCTCGTCCGGAGAATCGCTTGCACAAAGTTGCACGAGTGACTCTTCTAACATCTCCAGTAAGGACTCTGTCCAACTTCCGCCAGAGACCGAACAGCCTCACACCTCCCCGGAACCGGAGGATGTGGGTCTGGTCGTGTGCGACTCGGGTGTGAGCGCAGAGCCAGAGCAGAAAGGGTGTACAGAAACTGTGGACAGACAGCCCGAGGCGATCTGTGGGCTCGTGCCTGGTTCTGAGGTCCGGGTCTCACTGGATCACATCATCGACGATGCACTTGTTGTGTCGTTTCGTTTAGGCGAGAAGATCTTCTCTGGGGTTCTTATGGACCTTTCCAAAAGGTAAAACACCTAGTAATTAAAACCTGATTGTGGCTCGTGCTTCTTTCCTTGTCTGGTCCTGAGTGGCATTGTCAGTAATCTTTGTTTACCTTTTGGGGTGGACTGAGTGAAGCCCCACCCCTTACACATGGCACCAGTACATCATTTAGCAATGATTTGTACAGGTATGCTCAATTAATCACAGAACCACTGCATACTGCAGCCATATATAAGTCCTTATGTATAGAAATCTGGATGTGAGTATTAATATTCTATACAGTCTATATTAACCTGAAAATCCTGTAATAGGTTGACATTTTTGGTCTGATTGACTGAGGTGCTGTGAACAGGTGTGGTGTTGATTTGATGCACTTCGGATCACGCACCTGAGCGGAGTACACTGAATTAAAGCACATCATCTTCATGCATCAGTCCATCCTcatgcatttttctttataaCTAAGATACTCAGAAGCTGATGAGGAGTGTTGGCGAGTATTGGATCAGTATCCGGTATCATCTCACACTggatattttataaaaaatattgaacATAATAATCCTGTTCTCCGGCCTGATGAATCAGTCGGACTTACAATTCCCTTAATCAAGGTTCATTACTGTGTGCAAAGGTCATGCTGATTTTTCCATAGCCAATCATGAACCCAAGTATTTCCTCATGTCCTCTTCATACAAAAGAATGAGGCGTGTTTATAGTTGTACCTGATTAATAGTTTCCAAATAGTGGATAAAATTGATTTATCAAATTGCAAGGTGCTTAATCTGGACTGGAATAATTTAGAGTTTAGAGGGAGTTGTTTTCTTCCTATACATATTCAGAATTGATAAAAAATACTCATGTATATTCTGTTTGAAAACATGAGATCTCTTCTCTTTAATGCACTTTAATGCAACATAGAAAACCCGAATTTTCTTTTCCCCCATGACATCaggaatctgtgtgtgtgtgtaagagagagagatatatcaGGTTACAAAATGGCAGAACTGTTCACTAAACATAAATGTCCAGAGTGGCTTCATGGATaggtacaccgatcaggcataacattatgagaactgcccggtgaagtgaataagactgatgatctcctcatcatggcacctgttagtgggtgggatatattaggcagcaagtcaacattttgtcctcaaagttgatgttagaagcaggaaaaatggacaagcctaaggatttgagcgagtttgacaaagggccacattgtgatggctagaccactggatcagagcatctccaaaactgcagctcttgtggggtgttcccggtctgcagtggtcagtatctatcaaaagtggttcaaggaaggaacagtggtgaaccggtgacagggtcatgggcgaccgaggctcattgatgcatgtggggagtgaaagctggcccgtgtgatccgatccaacagacgagctactgttgctcaaattgctgaagaagttaatgctggttctgatagaaaggggtcagaatacacagtgcaggacgggtcagggctgttttggcagcaaaagggggaccaacacaatattaggcaggtggtcataatgttatgcctgatcagtgtatgagtTAGTCCTGTTGATCTTTAAGGGAAACTCAGTTAATGGTCTGTATCCAGAAATGAATACCACATGCttagaataaaataattaaatccgGACCCTATGTGGTGAACAACAGAGGGTTTCACTTTCAGCAATAATAACAAGAAGTGAAATACTTTTAGGAATTCGAAGAACCTTTAACTATCTGAAGACCTCTTGAGAACGAAAAGTtttatgtaacagtgtatttCCAGCCACACCCAGAGTCAGTTTGGGTTTTATCATTAGCCTGCAAAATTATTCACATGAAAAAGATGACTCTGTTCCAAATCAGCAgaaatagatatatattttcGGTTGCTCAGTTTCCCTGTGAACATTCTTGTCTTTAGTTTACAGCCAAGGTTTCACCAGTAGCCATAGTACACGCTACAGAATGTCTACAAAACCATTCATTTAGCTGCAATCAGAAATATTTCCACAAAAATGTAACCATATTGGATTAAGATCTGTGTTGCTGTCTAAATGATGAAGACACTGCTGATCAGTTTTGTGTAAATCAATCACTTCAGACTCGTTGCATCACAGCGAGTTGTTGTGGACCCGTGAATACGAACATGTATGTtggaaataacaaaaaaaccctgcagaTATCGTTTTGTAGAAACACAAGTCTCACAATTCCTCGCTCCCGTTATAAGATTGCTCAGTATTAGCTATCCACTAAAGGCCACTatatcatcttcttctttcggcttttcccttcaggggtctccacagcgaatcatctctctccacctatccctatcttctgcatcctcaacactagcttcatatcctcatttattacatccatatacctcctctttggccttcctctttgcctcctgcctggcagctccatgtccaacattctcctaccgatatactcactctccctcctctgaacatgtccaaaccatcttaatctgtcctccctaacttcgtcccccaaacgtccaacatgagctgtccctctgatggaCTCGTTCctgatcctgtccaaccgtgtcactcccaaagagaacctcaacatcttcagctctgctacctccagctctgactcctgtctcttcctcagtgacactgtctctaaaccatacagcatggccggtctcaccattgtcttgtacaccttcccctcgATTCTCGCAGATATTTTCCTATTAACTATAAAGGCCACTATATCTACTGTCGCATATATGACAAAATAGACCCATCAGCTGCTTTGTCATATGGCACTGCTGTTATTTGACATATTATACTCTGTGTTTTGttcaatgtgaaaaactggccAGTTAAGAGCAGGCAATATTTTTCCAATATTCAACAGTCCAGATTTGGTGAGCCTGTACCTACTGTAGCTCACATGCTGTTTATAATGGACAGGATCAACATAAAACATGTATGGAGGATCATTCTGTAATGCGTTTTAAAAGAGCGTTTAGTTACGTTTCTTTCACCTTTCTGCAGCCTTTAACCTGCAGTCTCACAATTCTCCAATAACCTTTCATTTAGCCCAGGAGGTTGGGATAAATCATTGgatgcaggtgttcctattaaagtggccgggTGAGCGTAGGTCAAAAGTTAAATACACATTGCTACAGATAATACATCTGAGTATCAGACGATAGCAGATACTGTTTTGATGGATAAATCTGTAGCGTGTTGATATGTCTAAAGAATAGAAAAGATTAGATGCATGAAATCCAGTCTAGCTCCACATGCTGATGTCGGCATGAAACCGAACACTCCGAGATGTTTTAGAATATTGGCACCGGATATGAAATGTCACTTCTTTTTTACAAAGAGTTCTCTCGTCTTCTAGCCGTCTGTCGTCTGTAagctttcctttttcctttttttttttttttttaaaaaccattcGCCTGGCCAAACAATTTCCTCCGGTTCTGATAAGACATGCCATATGGCCACCCAAGTTACAAGCAGTGTACAGCAAATGGTACCTACTGCTCCTGTTAGATTTCTCCATTATTTATAGACGTTATTGCTCTTAGTGCTCTACTTTGTCACTCAGGATAGATAGGATACATAGGATacataagatagatagatagatagatagatagatagatagatagatagatagatagatagatagatagatagatagatagagacagacacagacagacagacagacggatagatagatagatagatagatagatagatagatagatagatagatagatagatagagacagacagacagacatagatagacagagagagacagacagacagacagacggatacatagatagatagacagagagatagagacacagagagacagatggatacatagatagacagatcaacagacagatagatagatagatagagagagagatacagacggatacatagatagacagatcgACAGACATacatagatagagagagagatagacagacagacagacggatacatagatagatatacagatcgatagatatacagatcgatagatagatagatagacagatagacagatacatagatagaccgacggatggatggatggatggatggatggatagatagagagagagagatagagagatacagacggagatacagatagatagatagatagatagatagatagagggacagacagatacatagatagaccgacggatggatggatggatggatggatggatagatagagagagagagatagatagagagatacagacggatacatagatagacagatcaacagatagatagatagatagatagatagatagacagagatacagacagagagatacagatagatagatagatagatagatagatagatagatagatagatagatagatagatagacagacagatacatagatagaccgagggatggatggatggatagatagatagagatagatagagagagagagagagagagagatagatagacagagagatacagacggatacagagatagatagatagatagatagatagatagatagatagatagatagatagatagacagacagacagacagacagacagacagacagagggacagacagatacatagatagaccgacggatggatggatggatggatagttagagagagagagagagagcgatagatagacagagagatacagacggATACATAGACAGAtcaacagatagatagatagatagatagatagatagatacagagatagatagatagatagatagatagatagatagatagatagatagacagacagacagacagacagacagagggacagacagatacatagatagaccgacggatggatggatgcatggatggatggatagttagagagagagagagagagcgatagatagacagagagatacagacggATACATAGACAGAtcaacagatagatagatagatagatagatagatagatagatagatagatagatagatagagggacagacagatacatagatagaccgacggatggatgcatggatggatggatagagagagagagagatagatagacagagagatacagacggatacatagatagacagatcaacagatagatagatagatagatagatagatagatagatagatagatagatagatagatagagagagagagatacagacggatacatagatagacagatcgacagacagatacatagatagagagagagagatagacagacagacagacggatacatagatagatatacagatcaacagagagatagagacagacagacagatacatagaccgacggatggatggatagatagagggacagacagatacatagatagaccgacggatggatggatgcatggatggatggatagatagagagagacagacggatagatagatagatagatggatggatggatggatggatggatggatggatggatggatggatggagagagacagatcagagaCTTTTTAATGGATGTTTTCCTCAGAACGGTTAAAAGTGCTTCGTAGCGCACCCTGTTAGTGTGTTAGGAAGTTTCATGTTTTTCCATCATAGCTTGGAAAATGATGTGCTGGCTAAATTTACTCACAAGCAGTTCGAAGGcaatatttatttgcatttttggcCTCGGTCCCCTTAGGTTCGTTAGATCTCATCACATCTTGAAAAGGAACTGGGTCTTTTGATTTCTTTCTAGTAAACATTGAACGAAAGctattatgttttattcataaGCCTTTGATGAAGAATCACAGTCCCAGACATATGAAATGTGAAGTTTTCTCTTTCTGCCAGATTCTTGATTTCTGCAAAGCTTTAATaagattttattaaacaaataaaatagtgTGGCATAGATGGCACTGATTACATGAGCCTTCAGCAGACATAACGGCACAAAAAACAGACAATTTgaacaaaacattaaattatCCACATTGACATGTAgagtatttttaatgtaatgtggGTTTGTAGTAATTTTCTTTTATAACAAACCATAAAGGTGCATTGCATAACCAGACATGAATTAAATAGCAGTGAAAGTGTAGTAGTTATAAGATATCATGAGTCTGTGTGCATTTATACGAGCCTCTGCTGCTTTCAGCCACCGTGTCCTAAGTGAAACTGATAGCTGCAATCATAGGATATAATGTGTGTAAAAACGAACGGTAAACAAGAAGCCAGTTCACTGAAGATGTTCAAAAGAtataaataagacaaaatgTATTCTGCTATCAATTATTAAATCTTTGCCTGTTTCCATTCTCTGTCCTCAGATTTGGACCCTATGGAATTCCAATAACTGTGTTTCCCAAGAGAGAGTACAAGGACAAACCAGAATCTATGCAGCTTAAGACTGAGGCATTCCAGCCAGAGACTGAGAAGGGAGTCACTCCAGAAACTCCCGACGTCCTTTCAGAGGAACCTGTGCAGGGGCCGTCGGTGGCTCAACCCAGTCCTAACCCTGAGCCCAAACCATGGACCGTAAAACCACCCCCTTTGTTTCAGGAGGGGGCTCCTTACCCGCCTCCACTGTTCATCAGGGACACCTACAACCAGTCGTTACCTCAGCCTCCACCTCGCAAGATCAAACGGCCGAAGCGCAGGCTATACAGAGAGGAGCCCACCTCCATTATGAATGCCATCAAGCTTCGACCGAGACAAGTGCTGTGTGATAAATGCAAAGGGGCTGTGGTACAAGGGGAGAAGCGCGAAACACGCAGAGGCCCTGTATCAGACTGCCGGAGCGACGATGCAAAGCGCCGACGCAATGACAGCACAGCTCCGGGTGCTGGGAAGCGACCTCGCAACGATGCACGCTCGGAGGACAGGAGCCGCTCGGCCGACGCACCCAAGCGGCAAGCTGCAGCGATACGGGTCACTTCTTCGACCACATCTTCTCTGGGCCAGAGCCAGGTAAAAGGAACAGCTGCAGGGAGCCGAGTGATTAAAGGAGTGTCCACCGCAGCGCCGGCCTCAGCCAATTCCCGAGTCCAGCTCAGTGCCAAGAAAGTGCTGCAGAGCAAAAATGTCGACCACTCGAAGGCACGTGAAGTGCTGAAGATGGCCAAAGCACAGAAGAGGCAGAGGGAATCGGTCACTGGCAGCAGCGCTAACACGAAGGCCATGACCAGGGCCGCGGCTCTTCAGGAGGCCCACCAGAAGGTTCACTTCACCCGACGACTGCAGCAGATCAGTGGAGGAGGACCAGGCATGTCCAACCCGCTGCCACCCAGGATGCGCATCAAGCCTCAAAGGTATCGTAATGAAGAAAATGATTCTTCCTCATGTAAGCCACCTTGCTTGGAGAAAGTGCCGGGAGGAGGGCGTTTAATGCTGCCTAAGCTAGCTGCTCCTCGCTGCACCTCCACACGCTCCGCAGGCCAGGCCACTGCCGCTGCAGAGCCTCAGGGGCCAGACAGAGAGCTGGAACCCCCGTTGAGGCAGGCGCGACCCAAACCCCAACCGCTCTCCCAGCCACCTTCGGACCACGACAAACCGCAGCCCGAGCCAGAGGAACAGGGGCAGGAGATGCGCGGGAGCAAGGCTGGCAACCTGGTGGTATACATGACCCTGAAACCCAGGCAGCCCGACTCCTCTAGTACCTCCATGTGCAGCGTCGATAGTGCAGATGACTTAAAGTCATCAAACTCTGAGTGTAGCTCGACCGAGACCCTTGACTTCCCTCCTCCTGGCGATTTTCGATCTGCCTCTGCCCCTGGCACATCTTCCACTTTCGTCTCTGCCTCGTCCTCTGCTCCCAAGGATTCGAAAAAGCGCAGTAAATCCCTCAAAGCTGCTGTTTTTTCCAAAAATGTCTCAAAGTGCGTTGCTCTGGATGGCAGGACCATTTGCGTAGGGGACATTGTGTGGGCTAAAATCCTTGGTTTCCCTTGGTGGCCTGCCCGCATCTTAGCTATCACAGTGAGCCGCAAAGATAATGGGCTGTTAGTCAGGCAGGAGGCCCGCGTCTCCTGGTTTGGGTCGCCTACCACTTCCTTCCTGGCAATTACACAGCTTGCCCCCTTTCTAGAAAACTTCCAGTCTCGCTTTGACAAGAAGAGAAAGGGCCTGTACCGTAAAGCCATCACAGAGGCCGCCAAGGCAGCCAAACAGCTCACTCCTGAGGTTCGCGCCTTGCTAACTCAGTTTGAGACGTGAGTCTGTGTGCCTTTGAAAGGTAGGCAAAGCAGGCACAGCTTTTGCCCCATACCCCTTTCAGCAAAGAAAAAATTACAAACTCTTCACCCCTTACCGTACCCAGCCACCTTTCAGAGAGAAGCCCAAAAAGTGTCAGGCCAGTCATCCAGgacttgatttattttcatggGAAAAGCAGAAATTAGGGGGTCTGGGGAGCTGAATGTTGTTGGAAGTCGACTGAGATGCtggataatgataataatgatattgaAGATGATAGGAAATGGTTGTCATGATTCATTTGACGAAATATTCTCATGTATTATTTAACTTTCTTTTTAGCCCATATGCCATGTTGAATCTATCGTTTGATATTTTCACCTCAGTATATTACTGTTTTAGCTCATAATTAAgcctttttttccttcccaGATCACACATTTGCTTAAACCTGTAGTGTCCTATCGTAAGAATCCGTCAGTGGAAgacatttgtattattattttttatgattattattattaatgttattattcttAATCTTTTAAATAGTATTTATTGAAATGGACTTGCTTTAGACAGGATAAACGGTTCTGTAGCTAAAAGTACGGTTCAGGGAGATGTGAATATCGGGACAGATTACAGGCATCTCTGTCGTCTTTAGTTTCCCGTGTCCTTGTGGATATGTAGAAAACAGGCACCGTGGGCTTAGAAGGAAACGGTTTAGCGCTCGAACCAGTCCGTTAGACATCTCTTCCTCTTCAGTAAATCTGAACACCATATTCTAAGGCCTGTGCAAGAAGAAAGACGGTCAAATGTGAAAAAGGACCCTGGTGGGTACAAAGTCTCTAACTCAGGTAGACGCAGAGACTTGCTTTGGTGCTGCTCCTCCTTTATAATCAGACTTAAAATCAGA from Hemibagrus wyckioides isolate EC202008001 linkage group LG18, SWU_Hwy_1.0, whole genome shotgun sequence harbors:
- the pwwp2a gene encoding PWWP domain-containing protein 2A → MAAVAAEPGAAAAAASTTTVGDGLEYEAEPGEHVVGLEPDSAAGFVPEMELCHQAESVDAVQECSQVRMEMRRPDLQVAGKALRVHAEDGHGDTDERVLTDCTHNDTGLAEERLKGSFSPNAPAANNEVSPHESIACFPPCSDSDPEPSTVISHHVPAQAVHETEPGLSVTETDGAAHSNPESVRPADVEHDFAGSETISEPEAASDAPCSDFRPVEDAFHERPQSPKSQSPSSEETSSGESLAQSCTSDSSNISSKDSVQLPPETEQPHTSPEPEDVGLVVCDSGVSAEPEQKGCTETVDRQPEAICGLVPGSEVRVSLDHIIDDALVVSFRLGEKIFSGVLMDLSKRFGPYGIPITVFPKREYKDKPESMQLKTEAFQPETEKGVTPETPDVLSEEPVQGPSVAQPSPNPEPKPWTVKPPPLFQEGAPYPPPLFIRDTYNQSLPQPPPRKIKRPKRRLYREEPTSIMNAIKLRPRQVLCDKCKGAVVQGEKRETRRGPVSDCRSDDAKRRRNDSTAPGAGKRPRNDARSEDRSRSADAPKRQAAAIRVTSSTTSSLGQSQVKGTAAGSRVIKGVSTAAPASANSRVQLSAKKVLQSKNVDHSKAREVLKMAKAQKRQRESVTGSSANTKAMTRAAALQEAHQKVHFTRRLQQISGGGPGMSNPLPPRMRIKPQRYRNEENDSSSCKPPCLEKVPGGGRLMLPKLAAPRCTSTRSAGQATAAAEPQGPDRELEPPLRQARPKPQPLSQPPSDHDKPQPEPEEQGQEMRGSKAGNLVVYMTLKPRQPDSSSTSMCSVDSADDLKSSNSECSSTETLDFPPPGDFRSASAPGTSSTFVSASSSAPKDSKKRSKSLKAAVFSKNVSKCVALDGRTICVGDIVWAKILGFPWWPARILAITVSRKDNGLLVRQEARVSWFGSPTTSFLAITQLAPFLENFQSRFDKKRKGLYRKAITEAAKAAKQLTPEVRALLTQFET